A region of Candidatus Terasakiella magnetica DNA encodes the following proteins:
- a CDS encoding type III PLP-dependent enzyme translates to MTPKIEAFLKDAETDNPFLVVDLDVVEDRYRQLHSSFEEAHIYYAMKANPAKPILERLNKLGSSFDAASLAEIQQCLDAGVTPDRISFGNTLKKKKDIKAAFDLGVDLFVFDCIDELEKIAEVAPGARVYCRILVNRHGAGASWPLSRKFGCSSSMAHELMVRAKALGLVPFGISFHVGSQQLDPAHWGKAIADVAVLFDALGELGITLKMVNIGGGFPARYQDDIPALDDFISFIKNHMKTSFGENWPEIYTEPGRYIVAEAGVLQSEVVCISIKDFAEEIRWVYLDVGKFGGLAETIDESIIYQIATDYDEGEMGPVIIAGPTCDSCDTLYERTFFQLPLDLKTGDRVRILSAGAYTTMYASQGFNGFTPPEEYFV, encoded by the coding sequence ATGACGCCGAAGATTGAAGCCTTTTTAAAAGATGCCGAGACAGACAATCCCTTTTTGGTGGTTGATCTTGATGTGGTTGAAGATCGCTATCGCCAGCTTCACTCTTCTTTTGAAGAAGCGCATATTTATTATGCCATGAAGGCAAACCCCGCCAAGCCCATCCTTGAGCGTTTAAATAAGCTCGGTTCCTCCTTTGATGCGGCAAGTCTGGCGGAAATCCAGCAATGTTTAGATGCGGGTGTAACGCCTGATCGTATTTCTTTTGGCAATACTTTGAAAAAGAAGAAAGATATCAAGGCGGCTTTTGACCTTGGTGTTGATCTGTTTGTTTTTGATTGTATTGACGAGCTGGAAAAAATTGCAGAAGTCGCACCGGGTGCGCGGGTTTATTGCCGTATCCTAGTCAATCGCCATGGGGCAGGGGCGAGCTGGCCTTTATCGCGCAAATTTGGATGTTCATCCTCTATGGCCCATGAACTTATGGTGCGTGCCAAAGCCTTGGGGCTTGTGCCTTTTGGCATTTCATTTCATGTGGGTTCCCAACAGCTTGACCCCGCCCATTGGGGCAAGGCGATTGCTGATGTTGCCGTGTTGTTTGATGCCTTAGGCGAGCTTGGGATTACCCTTAAAATGGTGAATATAGGCGGTGGTTTTCCCGCACGCTATCAAGATGATATTCCCGCCCTTGATGATTTTATCAGTTTTATTAAAAACCATATGAAAACATCATTTGGTGAAAACTGGCCCGAAATCTATACGGAACCCGGGCGCTATATTGTGGCGGAAGCCGGCGTGTTGCAAAGTGAGGTGGTTTGTATTTCCATCAAGGATTTTGCCGAGGAAATCCGCTGGGTCTATCTTGATGTGGGCAAATTTGGCGGCTTGGCTGAAACCATTGATGAATCCATCATCTATCAAATTGCAACGGATTATGATGAGGGTGAAATGGGGCCCGTAATCATTGCCGGACCCACATGTGATAGCTGTGATACGCTATATGAGCGGACCTTTTTCCAGTTGCCACTGGATTTAAAAACAGGTGATCGTGTGCGCATTTTATCTGCAGGGGCCTATACAACCATGTATGCCTCACAGGGCTTTAATGGCTTTACACCCCCTGAAGAATATTTTGTTTAA
- a CDS encoding DEAD/DEAH box helicase: MKFADLGLSDELLNAVADTGYETPTPIQAQAIPQVLMGRDILGCAQTGTGKTASFTLPMIDILAEGRARARMPRSLILAPTRELAAQVADNFETYGKHHKLTMALLIGGTSMADQMKIIDRGVDVLIATPGRLLDLFERGSLILRDVKILVIDEADRMMDMGFIPDVEKIVSLLPQIRQTLFFSATMAPEIKKLADKFLMNPKEITVARPATTAETVRQGLLMVNCKPSDGKAKRDALRALIDSEKVKNAIVFCNRKRDVNIVCKSLNKHGYNAGQMHGDMVQSARMETLDKFKNDEITFLVCSDVAARGLDIPDLSHVFNFDLPSNSDDYVHRIGRTGRAGKEGTALSLSTPAEKKQLSAIVKLIGKKIPAVEIQLTKPKAEKSKEEKREPRPKRGRHNKRQDTRHVSDAVQVQEEPADGVIVGFGSFMPDFMTQAVELEEEAKPKKAPAKKKAAPKKKATTTRKKKVEAEPTAEGEEAPKPRKRGRPRKKPVEEVVVVEIEDDSAKAETEATPEA, translated from the coding sequence ATGAAATTTGCGGACCTCGGGCTTAGCGACGAACTTTTAAATGCGGTAGCAGATACCGGATATGAAACGCCGACACCAATTCAGGCGCAAGCCATCCCCCAAGTTCTTATGGGCCGCGACATTTTAGGATGTGCACAAACAGGTACGGGGAAGACAGCCTCTTTCACCTTACCGATGATTGATATCTTGGCAGAAGGTCGTGCACGTGCACGTATGCCACGCTCTCTCATCCTTGCGCCCACACGCGAACTTGCAGCACAAGTTGCAGATAATTTCGAAACATATGGCAAACACCATAAACTAACCATGGCGCTCCTTATTGGCGGCACGTCCATGGCTGATCAAATGAAGATCATTGATCGCGGTGTTGATGTTTTAATCGCAACACCGGGTCGCCTGCTTGATTTGTTTGAGCGTGGCAGCCTGATCTTGCGCGATGTAAAAATTCTGGTGATTGACGAAGCTGACCGCATGATGGACATGGGCTTTATTCCAGATGTTGAAAAAATCGTCTCCCTGTTGCCACAAATTCGCCAAACCCTATTTTTCTCTGCCACCATGGCACCGGAAATTAAGAAACTGGCTGACAAATTCCTGATGAACCCGAAAGAAATCACCGTTGCACGCCCTGCGACAACGGCTGAGACGGTTCGCCAAGGTCTCTTGATGGTCAATTGCAAACCATCTGATGGCAAGGCAAAACGCGATGCGTTGCGTGCCTTGATCGATAGTGAAAAAGTCAAAAATGCCATTGTTTTTTGTAACCGCAAACGCGATGTGAATATTGTTTGTAAATCGCTTAACAAACATGGCTATAACGCAGGCCAGATGCATGGCGATATGGTGCAATCTGCGCGCATGGAAACGCTTGATAAATTCAAGAATGACGAAATCACTTTCCTTGTATGTAGTGACGTTGCTGCGCGCGGGCTGGATATCCCTGACCTCAGCCACGTGTTTAACTTTGATTTGCCGAGCAATTCAGATGACTATGTTCACCGTATCGGTCGCACAGGACGCGCAGGCAAAGAAGGCACAGCCTTGAGCCTGTCTACCCCAGCTGAGAAAAAACAACTGAGCGCAATCGTTAAGCTTATTGGCAAGAAAATCCCGGCTGTTGAAATTCAACTGACCAAGCCAAAAGCTGAAAAGTCTAAAGAAGAAAAACGAGAACCTCGCCCTAAACGCGGTCGTCACAACAAGCGCCAAGACACCAGACATGTATCTGATGCAGTGCAGGTACAAGAAGAACCAGCAGATGGCGTGATCGTTGGATTTGGCAGCTTTATGCCTGACTTTATGACACAAGCCGTTGAGCTGGAAGAAGAAGCCAAGCCGAAAAAGGCACCTGCAAAGAAAAAAGCAGCCCCTAAAAAGAAAGCCACAACCACACGCAAGAAAAAGGTTGAGGCTGAGCCCACAGCAGAGGGCGAAGAGGCACCAAAGCCACGCAAGCGCGGTCGCCCCAGAAAGAAACCTGTTGAAGAAGTGGTTGTGGTTGAAATTGAAGATGACTCAGCAAAAGCCGAAACAGAAGCTACACCAGAGGCTTAA
- a CDS encoding hydrolase has protein sequence MSLRIKALESMLLVVDIQQKLAPEMYNGEAAIEANYKLLQTVQQLGVPYMVTEQYPNGIGKTVEVLSPLINPVHVVEKMSFSSIAEDDIAAAIKEKGRNQVVVTGMETHVCVLQTVLDLIDAGYQVYVVEDCVASRTADNKRLGLERMRQCGAQIVSSEMVMFEWLGRGGTDDFKAILPLIK, from the coding sequence ATGTCATTAAGAATTAAAGCACTGGAAAGCATGCTGTTGGTCGTTGATATTCAACAGAAACTTGCCCCTGAGATGTATAATGGGGAAGCTGCGATTGAGGCAAATTACAAGCTTTTACAAACCGTACAGCAGCTTGGTGTACCTTATATGGTGACAGAGCAATATCCAAACGGCATTGGTAAAACTGTTGAGGTTTTATCGCCTTTAATCAATCCGGTCCATGTGGTTGAAAAAATGTCGTTCTCATCAATTGCTGAAGATGATATCGCCGCTGCTATTAAGGAAAAAGGGCGCAATCAGGTTGTGGTAACAGGTATGGAGACCCATGTGTGCGTGCTCCAAACCGTGCTCGATCTGATTGATGCGGGCTATCAGGTTTATGTGGTTGAAGATTGTGTGGCGTCACGAACAGCTGATAATAAACGCCTTGGTCTTGAGCGTATGCGCCAGTGCGGCGCGCAGATTGTCAGTTCTGAAATGGTTATGTTTGAATGGTTGGGCCGTGGCGGTACGGATGATTTTAAAGCTATTTTGCCGTTGATCAAATAA
- a CDS encoding alpha/beta fold hydrolase produces the protein MPKKTKETLYLLPGLLCDRSLWRHQIEYLGQDYDVRVADFSKGKSIGDYAVQVLEDAPETFSIAGLSMGGYVAFELLRMAPRRINRVALLDTSPFADLFEHKEFRLSLIELAKDHGLEEVMTTILGRLIHPQRYNDEELVKSIDAMAHRIGVDGFIRQQTALLNRADSFDALKDIEAPVLIIVGRQDGMTPVKVSRQMGDEIKNSSLVEIENCGHLSTMEQPEAVTALLRYWLQN, from the coding sequence ATGCCTAAGAAAACAAAAGAGACGCTTTATCTTTTGCCCGGCCTTTTATGTGATCGCAGCCTTTGGCGTCATCAGATTGAATATCTTGGCCAAGATTATGATGTGCGGGTGGCGGACTTTTCAAAAGGAAAGTCCATAGGTGATTATGCTGTGCAAGTGCTTGAAGATGCGCCTGAGACTTTTTCAATTGCGGGCTTATCCATGGGCGGCTATGTGGCATTTGAATTGTTGCGTATGGCCCCAAGGCGGATCAATCGGGTGGCTTTACTTGATACCTCTCCCTTTGCAGACCTGTTTGAGCATAAAGAATTTCGCCTTTCCTTAATAGAGCTGGCAAAAGACCATGGCTTGGAAGAAGTCATGACAACGATTTTAGGCCGCTTGATCCATCCGCAACGTTATAATGATGAAGAACTGGTCAAATCCATTGATGCCATGGCGCACCGCATTGGGGTGGATGGATTTATTCGCCAACAAACGGCTTTGTTAAACCGTGCAGATAGTTTTGATGCCTTGAAAGACATTGAGGCCCCCGTTTTGATTATTGTGGGGCGCCAAGATGGCATGACCCCGGTTAAGGTGTCGCGCCAGATGGGCGATGAAATAAAGAATTCTTCCCTTGTGGAAATTGAAAATTGTGGGCATTTATCCACGATGGAACAACCCGAAGCCGTCACCGCCTTGTTGCGCTATTGGCTACAGAATTAG
- a CDS encoding gamma carbonic anhydrase family protein: protein MKPLIRTYKGTEPKIAKDAFIAENAVVIGDVEIGEQSSIWYGCVLRGDVEKIRVGKRSNIQDGTIVHVTADKFGTYIGDDVLVGHNAVIHGCTLKDGAFVGMGAIVLDGAVVETGAMVAAGALVTPGKVVKSGELWGGNPAKKMRDLTEEQIAGLKQGTDHYVDVASNYLNEEKS, encoded by the coding sequence ATGAAACCGCTTATTCGAACCTATAAAGGTACAGAACCCAAAATCGCCAAAGATGCCTTCATTGCAGAAAATGCTGTTGTGATTGGTGATGTTGAAATTGGAGAGCAATCCAGCATCTGGTATGGCTGTGTATTGCGCGGTGATGTTGAGAAAATCCGTGTTGGTAAACGCAGTAATATCCAAGACGGCACAATCGTTCATGTGACCGCTGATAAATTTGGCACTTATATCGGCGATGATGTGCTGGTTGGCCATAACGCTGTAATCCACGGTTGCACCTTAAAAGATGGTGCTTTTGTCGGGATGGGCGCAATTGTTTTAGATGGTGCGGTTGTTGAAACAGGTGCCATGGTTGCTGCTGGTGCCTTGGTGACACCGGGCAAGGTTGTTAAGTCTGGTGAGCTGTGGGGCGGCAACCCTGCCAAGAAAATGCGCGATTTGACTGAAGAGCAAATTGCGGGGCTTAAGCAGGGTACGGATCATTATGTTGATGTGGCTTCAAACTACTTAAATGAAGAAAAGTCATAA
- a CDS encoding OmpA family protein has protein sequence MMFTKMLSKKLVMKATVMAAPLLLVGCSSVPDSVNPVEWYRSSVEYFNEDAPKTVPQPTMVNADAQPVVQAPAEQKEIPSGFVAAQTPSRQYAQQVMRQGDVVNPLGDAQRVETVQAPAPKAAPTKPVSTTEMAAATATPSPVVNTAPADAKVNLTPPQPQQAAVSEPQVPAQMDNRSVSEIYAANIAQTRPLNVNARMGGQDTLALMNHPFETVVVSSGGVDRNGGGYGQPQQMASLNRSVQTDYRDTMTSAMMTEPAVVQNGQALSLSRFNPSMFTGSFQVATIQFGNGSAHLTDEDMRILREVTSIHRQQGGVVRIVGHASSRTRNMAPDRHQAVNMKLSVGRADMVARQLLKLGVAGERLFVGGVSDSQPLYQEVMPSGEAGNRRTEIFVDY, from the coding sequence ATGATGTTCACCAAAATGCTGAGTAAAAAGCTGGTCATGAAAGCAACTGTAATGGCTGCGCCTTTGTTGCTCGTGGGGTGTTCATCTGTTCCAGATTCGGTCAATCCGGTTGAATGGTATCGCTCTTCTGTTGAATATTTCAATGAAGATGCACCAAAAACGGTACCGCAGCCGACAATGGTGAATGCCGATGCTCAGCCCGTTGTTCAAGCACCTGCTGAACAAAAAGAAATTCCATCAGGGTTTGTAGCAGCACAAACACCTTCGCGCCAATATGCCCAACAGGTGATGCGCCAAGGCGATGTGGTAAACCCCCTTGGTGATGCCCAGCGTGTTGAAACAGTACAAGCCCCTGCACCCAAAGCGGCACCAACAAAACCTGTAAGCACAACTGAAATGGCAGCTGCAACAGCTACGCCATCCCCAGTGGTAAATACAGCGCCTGCTGATGCTAAGGTTAACTTGACACCGCCACAGCCTCAACAAGCTGCTGTGAGTGAGCCACAAGTACCTGCACAGATGGATAATCGCAGTGTAAGTGAAATTTATGCCGCTAATATCGCACAGACACGTCCGTTGAATGTGAATGCACGAATGGGCGGGCAAGATACATTGGCCTTGATGAACCATCCATTTGAAACAGTTGTTGTTTCAAGCGGTGGTGTTGATCGCAATGGTGGGGGATATGGACAACCCCAACAAATGGCGTCTTTGAACCGCTCGGTTCAAACCGATTACCGCGATACAATGACATCTGCCATGATGACAGAACCCGCTGTTGTGCAAAACGGCCAGGCTTTATCTTTGTCACGCTTTAACCCATCCATGTTTACGGGCTCTTTTCAAGTTGCCACCATTCAGTTTGGTAATGGGTCTGCACATCTGACAGATGAAGACATGCGTATTTTGCGTGAAGTGACCAGCATTCACCGTCAACAAGGTGGTGTGGTGCGTATTGTCGGTCATGCAAGTTCACGCACACGCAATATGGCACCAGATCGCCATCAGGCGGTGAATATGAAGCTGTCTGTTGGTCGTGCCGATATGGTTGCGCGCCAGCTTCTTAAGCTTGGTGTTGCGGGCGAACGTCTGTTTGTTGGTGGTGTTTCTGACAGCCAGCCACTTTATCAAGAAGTGATGCCATCAGGCGAGGCAGGTAACCGCCGTACGGAAATTTTTGTGGATTACTAA
- a CDS encoding LL-diaminopimelate aminotransferase, whose product MEHEFHRIKRLPPYVFAEVNAMKAAARAAGEDIIDFGMGNPDSPTPKHIVDKLVETVQNPKTHGYSVSRGIKGLRKANAEYYERRFGVKVDPETETCVTLGSKEGLANLASAITTPGDVILVPNPSYPIHHFGFMIAGASVRNIPAYPGEGMLEALKRAVQHSLPKPSAIVINYPSNPTACVCDVAFYEEIVDFCRANGIWILSDLAYAEIFFDDNPPPSILQVKNAWDIAVEFTSMSKTYSMAGWRIGYATGNKELIGALTRIKSYLDYGAFTPVQVAAAAALNGPQDCVDEIRALYKKRRDVLIEGLAAAGWDIPSPPATMFAWAPIPEKFKHLGSLEFSKLLLKEAQVAVAPGVGFGEHGEGYVRIGLVENVHRIRQAVRNIKTFMRTHNAGETL is encoded by the coding sequence ATGGAACACGAGTTTCACCGCATAAAACGTTTGCCCCCCTATGTCTTTGCTGAAGTTAATGCAATGAAGGCAGCGGCGCGAGCGGCGGGAGAGGACATTATTGACTTCGGAATGGGTAACCCAGATTCACCAACACCTAAGCATATCGTCGATAAGCTGGTTGAAACGGTGCAAAACCCAAAAACACACGGCTATTCTGTATCACGTGGCATTAAAGGCTTGCGCAAAGCCAATGCTGAATATTACGAACGCCGTTTTGGGGTGAAGGTTGATCCGGAAACGGAAACTTGTGTGACCCTTGGCTCCAAAGAAGGGCTGGCAAACCTTGCGTCTGCCATCACCACACCGGGTGATGTGATCTTGGTGCCAAACCCGTCTTATCCGATTCACCATTTTGGATTTATGATTGCGGGTGCTTCTGTGCGCAATATCCCGGCTTATCCGGGTGAGGGTATGTTGGAAGCACTCAAGCGTGCCGTGCAGCATAGCTTGCCAAAGCCATCAGCCATTGTGATTAACTATCCAAGTAACCCGACAGCCTGTGTCTGTGATGTGGCTTTTTACGAAGAGATCGTTGATTTCTGTCGCGCAAATGGGATCTGGATTTTGTCTGATCTGGCATATGCTGAGATTTTCTTTGACGATAACCCACCACCTAGCATTTTGCAGGTGAAAAATGCATGGGATATCGCGGTTGAATTTACCTCCATGTCCAAGACTTATTCTATGGCAGGCTGGCGTATTGGCTATGCCACAGGGAATAAAGAGCTTATCGGTGCCTTAACACGCATTAAATCTTATCTTGATTATGGCGCGTTCACACCTGTGCAGGTGGCCGCAGCAGCAGCCCTAAACGGACCACAAGATTGCGTTGATGAAATTCGCGCGCTTTATAAAAAACGCCGTGATGTGTTGATTGAAGGTTTGGCTGCGGCTGGTTGGGATATTCCAAGCCCGCCTGCAACCATGTTTGCATGGGCGCCGATCCCTGAGAAGTTTAAACATCTGGGCTCACTTGAGTTTTCAAAACTCTTGTTAAAAGAAGCCCAAGTTGCGGTTGCGCCGGGTGTTGGTTTTGGTGAACATGGCGAAGGCTATGTGCGTATTGGTCTGGTGGAAAACGTTCATCGTATCCGTCAAGCTGTGCGCAATATCAAAACATTCATGCGAACGCATAATGCAGGCGAGACGCTTTAA
- a CDS encoding homoserine dehydrogenase produces the protein MDKPLKIAIAGLGTVGAGVIKVLNDNKDLMSARCGRSVEVTAVSARDRNRDRGVSLDSFTWYDNPVDMASDDNVDVVVELIGGSDGIAKALCEKAIENGKHVVTANKALIAHHGTALAKAAEAKGVNVMYEAAVAGGIPIIKALREGLAGNGFSRVYGILNGTCNYMLTNMRETGRDFDVILSEAQDLGYAEADPTFDVDGIDAAHKLAILTSVAFGCEVDFDGVQTEGIRHVSPIDIEFAEELGYRIKLLGITSRQNGTVEQRVHPCMVSKETPISQVEDVFNAVVCEGNFVDKVVLQGRGAGEGPTASAVVGDLVDIARSLSVPTFSVAADKLEKLSSASLARHKGSYYVRLMVVDKPGVFADIAGVLKEHNVSMETIVQRNRAPGETVPLVLTLHETSEDSMLKALDGIGALDSVVETPRMIRIEDF, from the coding sequence ATGGACAAGCCTTTAAAAATTGCAATTGCTGGCCTCGGTACTGTCGGTGCTGGTGTAATCAAAGTACTTAATGACAATAAAGACCTCATGTCTGCACGTTGCGGACGCTCTGTTGAAGTAACAGCAGTGAGCGCACGTGATCGCAACCGCGATCGTGGTGTGTCACTGGATAGTTTTACATGGTATGACAATCCGGTTGATATGGCCTCAGATGACAATGTGGATGTTGTCGTTGAGCTGATCGGTGGATCAGACGGTATTGCCAAAGCCTTGTGCGAAAAAGCCATTGAAAATGGCAAACATGTGGTTACTGCCAACAAAGCTTTAATCGCCCATCATGGCACAGCCCTTGCCAAAGCGGCAGAGGCCAAAGGCGTGAACGTGATGTATGAAGCCGCAGTTGCAGGTGGCATTCCTATCATCAAAGCATTGCGTGAAGGTTTGGCTGGTAATGGCTTTAGCCGTGTATACGGTATCTTGAACGGTACCTGTAACTACATGCTGACCAACATGCGCGAAACAGGTCGTGACTTTGACGTGATCCTTTCTGAGGCCCAAGACTTGGGCTATGCAGAGGCGGACCCGACTTTTGATGTGGATGGTATTGATGCCGCGCACAAGCTTGCGATTTTGACAAGTGTGGCCTTTGGCTGTGAAGTTGATTTTGATGGTGTGCAGACAGAAGGTATCCGCCATGTCTCCCCAATTGATATCGAATTTGCAGAAGAGCTGGGCTATCGCATTAAATTACTTGGCATTACATCGCGCCAAAACGGCACTGTTGAACAGCGCGTTCATCCCTGCATGGTGTCAAAAGAAACGCCGATCTCCCAAGTGGAAGACGTGTTTAACGCTGTTGTCTGTGAAGGTAACTTTGTCGATAAGGTGGTTTTGCAAGGTCGCGGTGCAGGCGAGGGGCCAACGGCTTCTGCGGTTGTGGGTGATCTTGTTGATATCGCGCGCAGTCTTTCTGTACCGACATTCTCTGTCGCAGCAGACAAGCTTGAAAAATTGTCTTCGGCCTCACTTGCACGTCATAAAGGCTCCTATTATGTGCGCTTGATGGTGGTTGATAAGCCGGGTGTCTTTGCGGATATCGCAGGTGTGTTGAAAGAACATAACGTTTCTATGGAAACCATCGTTCAGCGCAACCGCGCCCCGGGTGAGACTGTCCCCCTTGTTTTGACCTTGCATGAAACAAGTGAAGACTCCATGTTAAAAGCATTGGATGGTATTGGTGCATTGGATAGCGTTGTTGAAACACCGCGTATGATCCGCATTGAAGATTTTTAA
- the glpX gene encoding class II fructose-bisphosphatase, producing the protein MSQLAGINRNLALEAVRATEAAAIAASSLMGRGDEEEADRTAGEALRDALNAMSLDGRVVIGEGDQEQSPILYTGEKVGLGEGPQIDFALEPLECITSAAKGGPNALSIVAMAERGNLFQAPPVYMNKIAVGGGLPEGIIDLDATPEENLRAIAEAKGCEVSDLVVCVLERPRHDGIINAIRETGARIKLIPDGDVSAVIATSQPSSGIDVYIGIGGALEGVLGAVALKCIGGQFQGRLVFRKPEERKIAAQMGVKDLEKKYSLDDLVQGQVMFAATGVTDGALLQGVQRIGSSAQTHSLVMNSRSGTIRFVEAYHDLTRSGLLEE; encoded by the coding sequence ATGTCTCAATTAGCAGGAATTAACCGTAACCTCGCCCTTGAAGCTGTACGTGCAACAGAAGCCGCAGCCATTGCTGCTTCTTCACTGATGGGGCGCGGGGATGAGGAAGAGGCTGACCGCACAGCGGGTGAAGCCTTGCGTGATGCCTTAAATGCCATGTCTCTTGATGGGCGTGTGGTGATTGGTGAGGGTGATCAAGAACAAAGCCCGATCCTTTATACAGGTGAAAAAGTTGGTCTGGGCGAAGGTCCGCAGATTGATTTTGCGCTTGAGCCACTAGAATGTATTACATCAGCTGCAAAAGGCGGGCCCAATGCCTTGTCGATTGTTGCAATGGCTGAGCGTGGAAACCTGTTTCAGGCCCCACCAGTTTATATGAATAAAATAGCTGTTGGTGGCGGTCTTCCTGAAGGCATTATTGACCTTGATGCCACGCCGGAAGAAAACCTGCGCGCTATTGCTGAGGCAAAAGGCTGTGAGGTTTCTGACCTTGTGGTTTGTGTGTTGGAGCGTCCGCGCCATGACGGCATCATCAATGCCATTCGTGAAACAGGCGCACGCATCAAGCTTATCCCTGATGGCGATGTTTCTGCTGTAATTGCAACAAGTCAGCCTTCAAGCGGTATTGATGTTTATATCGGTATCGGTGGTGCGCTTGAAGGTGTGCTTGGGGCTGTGGCCCTTAAATGTATCGGCGGGCAGTTCCAAGGGCGTTTGGTCTTTAGAAAACCAGAAGAGCGTAAAATTGCGGCTCAAATGGGTGTTAAAGACCTTGAAAAGAAATATTCACTTGATGATCTGGTTCAAGGTCAAGTGATGTTTGCTGCAACGGGTGTCACAGACGGGGCCTTATTGCAAGGTGTTCAGCGTATTGGATCAAGTGCGCAGACCCATTCATTAGTGATGAATTCACGCAGCGGTACCATCCGCTTTGTTGAAGCTTATCATGACCTGACCCGTTCTGGCCTTTTGGAAGAATAA